A window from Exiguobacterium marinum DSM 16307 encodes these proteins:
- the recG gene encoding ATP-dependent DNA helicase RecG, which produces MRNNERLTTLKGVGPEMAKKLEVMELVRIEDVLEHVPFRYENYNSGTVTTAIHGDLVKWSGTVQGEPLVRYYSKGKNRLQFRLLLEERYAVQVTMFNRAFYKDKLVIGETVTVKGKWDMNRMTISATDLEFGAPSGGLQPIYSLRAGLTQKNFSRIVKLAFEQVSDLPEQVPQVIRDRYRLEDRMTMLRGMHFPDTVDTYKRARRSYVYEECLMYQLKLQAFRKMERSGNGRALQLDKHQLNEFVKRLAFPLTGAQTRVIREIVSDLEKPERMNRLLQGDVGSGKTVVAAIALYATVMAGYQGALMVPTEILAEQHATSLQELFEPFGITIALLTSSVKGKAREALLTAIQSRDVDIIVGTHALIQGPVEFSNLHLAITDEQHRFGVEQRKKLRDKAEFADVLYMTATPIPRTLAISAFGEMDVSTIDEMPKGRKPIETYWAKHDQIDRVHSMVDRELSLGRQAYVIAPLIEESDTLEVESATALYEILKDRFPNHEVGLMHGKLSSAEKDDVMKSFADNATQILVSTTVVEVGVNVPNASLIIIHDAERFGLAQLHQLRGRVGRGAHQSFCVLVGDPKSDVGKVRLKTMTETNDGFVLAEKDLELRGAGDFFGTAQSGLPSFRVADPVLDLKVMEVARQDAVAMLESDAFWHEDQFKVLRSYLKQLDLLVGERLE; this is translated from the coding sequence ATGCGAAACAATGAACGACTGACGACTTTGAAAGGAGTCGGGCCAGAAATGGCCAAAAAATTAGAAGTGATGGAACTTGTTCGAATCGAGGACGTGCTAGAGCACGTCCCGTTTCGTTATGAGAATTATAATAGCGGAACTGTGACCACGGCTATACATGGGGACCTTGTCAAATGGAGTGGGACAGTCCAAGGCGAACCGCTCGTTCGTTATTATAGTAAAGGTAAAAATCGCCTTCAGTTCAGACTATTACTAGAAGAACGGTATGCAGTCCAAGTGACGATGTTCAATCGCGCGTTTTACAAGGACAAGCTAGTGATTGGCGAAACGGTGACGGTCAAAGGAAAATGGGACATGAATCGGATGACGATCAGCGCGACCGACCTCGAATTTGGTGCCCCGTCAGGCGGACTACAGCCGATTTATTCACTTCGAGCCGGGCTGACGCAAAAGAATTTCAGTCGAATCGTGAAACTGGCTTTTGAACAGGTGAGCGATCTCCCGGAACAGGTGCCGCAAGTCATTCGCGACCGGTATCGACTAGAAGATCGGATGACGATGCTTCGTGGGATGCACTTTCCAGATACTGTTGACACTTATAAAAGAGCGAGACGAAGTTATGTATATGAAGAATGTCTCATGTATCAATTGAAATTGCAGGCGTTTCGGAAAATGGAGCGGTCAGGAAACGGTCGGGCCCTTCAACTCGACAAACATCAATTGAATGAATTCGTCAAACGACTCGCATTTCCGTTGACGGGAGCTCAGACACGGGTCATCCGTGAAATTGTATCTGACCTTGAAAAACCAGAACGGATGAACCGACTATTACAAGGGGATGTCGGGAGCGGGAAGACCGTCGTTGCCGCGATTGCCTTGTATGCGACCGTCATGGCAGGGTATCAGGGTGCATTGATGGTGCCGACCGAGATTTTAGCAGAACAACATGCGACGTCTTTACAGGAATTGTTTGAACCGTTTGGCATCACGATCGCCCTGTTGACGAGCTCGGTAAAAGGAAAGGCGCGAGAAGCGCTCCTTACAGCAATCCAATCAAGAGACGTCGACATCATCGTAGGGACACATGCACTCATTCAAGGGCCGGTCGAGTTTTCGAATTTACATTTGGCGATCACGGACGAACAGCACCGTTTTGGTGTCGAGCAGCGGAAGAAGCTACGAGACAAGGCTGAATTTGCGGACGTGTTATATATGACCGCGACTCCGATTCCAAGAACACTTGCTATCAGTGCGTTCGGAGAGATGGACGTCTCGACAATCGATGAGATGCCAAAAGGACGAAAACCGATTGAAACGTATTGGGCGAAACATGACCAAATCGATCGTGTTCATTCGATGGTCGATCGGGAACTGTCGCTCGGTCGCCAAGCATACGTGATTGCGCCACTCATTGAAGAGTCGGATACGCTCGAAGTGGAGAGTGCGACGGCTTTGTATGAAATTTTGAAAGACCGCTTCCCGAATCATGAAGTCGGACTGATGCACGGAAAGTTATCGAGTGCTGAAAAGGATGACGTGATGAAGTCGTTCGCCGATAATGCGACACAAATTCTTGTGTCGACGACTGTCGTCGAGGTAGGCGTGAACGTTCCGAACGCTTCTCTCATTATCATTCATGATGCCGAACGTTTTGGGCTCGCCCAGTTGCATCAGCTGAGAGGCCGGGTTGGTCGTGGCGCCCATCAATCATTCTGTGTCCTTGTCGGAGACCCTAAGTCCGACGTCGGAAAAGTTCGGCTGAAAACGATGACTGAAACGAACGACGGCTTCGTATTAGCGGAAAAAGATTTGGAGTTACGTGGTGCCGGTGATTTCTTCGGTACCGCGCAGAGTGGTCTACCAAGCTTCCGGGTCGCCGATCCCGTTCTCGATTTGAAAGTGATGGAAGTGGCGAGACAAGATGCTGTGGCAATGCTCGAAAGTGACGCATTTTGGCATGAAGACCAGTTTAAGGTGCTACGTAGCTATTTAAAACAACTCGACCTTCTCGTAGGGGAAAGGTTAGAATAA
- the sdaAA gene encoding L-serine ammonia-lyase, iron-sulfur-dependent, subunit alpha, with the protein MFKSVEELVTIATERGIPISEVMIEQEMHVRRSSREDIIGMMNRNLEVMEEAVERALQGVTSVTGLTGNDAVLMQDYIRSGKSLAGDLILDAVSKAIGTNEVNAAMGRICATPTAGSAGVVPGTLFAVKDRLEMDRDAMIRYLFTSGAFGFVVANNASISGAAGGCQAEVGSATAMAAAAIVEAAGGTPDQSATAFAIALKNMLGLVCDPVAGLVEVPCVKRNAMGGANAIVAADMALAGITSRIPCDEVISAMHEVGQMMPTALKETAKGGLANTPTARRLERNIFGAKEDAKQ; encoded by the coding sequence ATGTTTAAATCAGTAGAAGAGTTAGTGACGATTGCCACAGAACGAGGCATTCCGATTTCTGAAGTGATGATCGAACAAGAGATGCACGTCAGACGCTCAAGTCGGGAGGACATCATCGGTATGATGAACCGGAATCTCGAGGTGATGGAAGAAGCGGTCGAACGTGCGCTCCAAGGTGTCACGTCTGTTACGGGATTGACGGGGAACGATGCCGTACTCATGCAAGACTATATTCGCTCAGGCAAATCGCTTGCCGGAGACCTCATTTTAGATGCGGTGTCAAAAGCAATCGGGACGAACGAAGTGAATGCCGCGATGGGACGAATCTGTGCGACACCAACTGCGGGGAGCGCGGGCGTCGTGCCAGGAACGTTGTTTGCAGTGAAGGATCGTCTCGAGATGGACCGTGATGCGATGATTCGTTACTTGTTCACATCAGGTGCATTCGGATTCGTCGTGGCGAACAACGCCTCCATATCGGGAGCGGCGGGCGGATGCCAGGCCGAGGTCGGATCGGCGACCGCGATGGCTGCAGCTGCAATCGTCGAAGCGGCCGGCGGAACACCGGACCAATCGGCTACAGCATTTGCAATCGCACTTAAAAACATGCTTGGTCTCGTCTGTGATCCTGTGGCGGGTCTCGTAGAAGTCCCATGCGTGAAACGTAACGCTATGGGTGGTGCCAACGCAATTGTCGCCGCAGACATGGCGCTCGCGGGCATCACCTCGCGTATTCCATGTGATGAAGTCATCTCGGCGATGCATGAAGTCGGTCAAATGATGCCGACCGCATTAAAAGAGACGGCAAAAGGTGGACTTGCCAATACACCAACGGCTCGTCGTCTCGAACGAAATATATTTGGAGCGAAAGAAGATGCGAAACAATGA
- the sdaAB gene encoding L-serine ammonia-lyase, iron-sulfur-dependent subunit beta: MKYRSVFDIIGPVMVGPSSSHTAGAARIGLMAGKLFGRTPRIAHITFYGSFADTYRGHGTDVAIVGGIMGFDTFDLRIPQALDIASEKGIEVIFETSDLLTDHPNTARVLLEDELGTFEIVGVSIGGGTIEITELNGFPLKLTGGGPALVVLHHDRFGAIAAVTGVLANHQLNIGHMEVSRHEKGMQALMAIEIDETIPADVLAELERLPQIERIAIFGE, translated from the coding sequence ATGAAATATCGTAGTGTGTTTGACATTATCGGTCCAGTCATGGTCGGTCCGTCGAGTTCACATACAGCAGGAGCCGCTCGAATTGGGTTGATGGCAGGGAAGTTGTTCGGGAGAACACCACGTATCGCGCATATCACATTTTACGGGTCATTCGCTGACACATATCGAGGTCACGGGACAGATGTTGCCATCGTCGGTGGAATCATGGGGTTTGATACGTTCGACTTGAGAATCCCGCAGGCGTTAGACATCGCTAGTGAGAAAGGCATCGAAGTCATCTTTGAAACGAGTGATTTGTTGACAGATCATCCGAATACGGCACGCGTCCTGCTCGAAGATGAACTTGGGACATTTGAAATCGTCGGCGTCTCAATCGGTGGGGGAACGATTGAAATTACCGAATTGAACGGGTTCCCGTTAAAATTGACAGGAGGGGGACCTGCACTCGTCGTCTTACACCATGATCGATTCGGTGCAATCGCAGCAGTTACGGGAGTTTTGGCGAATCACCAATTGAACATCGGTCATATGGAAGTGAGCCGTCACGAAAAAGGAATGCAGGCCTTGATGGCCATTGAGATTGATGAGACCATTCCTGCTGACGTGCTAGCAGAACTCGAGCGGTTACCACAAATTGAACGGATAGCTATTTTTGGGGAATAA
- a CDS encoding DAK2 domain-containing protein codes for MGLKRLDGLALSNMIANGATNLSQNADYVDSLNVFPVPDGDTGTNMNLTMTSGAKEVAAMNSSNIAEVSSKFARGLLMGARGNSGVILSQLFRGFGKAVEGKTELTTVDFAEALKRGVDTAYKAVMKPVEGTILTVAREAADEALLASESTSDFTEFMKRVIVEAKASLDRTPDLLPVLKEVGVVDSGGQGLLVIYEGFLASLEGKELEKPHAPVMDALIEAEHHAHAAQGFMSTEDIEFGYCTEIMVRFQDDKLKDTPFNEDTFRNELSELGDSLLVVADEELLKVHVHVETPGEVITKGQRFGELVAVKIENMRQQHSTILEEEHGINLQGVQQDEKPKAPFAIVTVAMGEGVSELFRSLGSAHVIEGGQTMNPSTEDIVKAIESAHAEHVFIFPNNSNIIMAAEQAASVAPCGVSVIPTKTVPQGLAAAIAFNPEADVEMNEQAMKSAAETVKSGQVTYAVRDTSIDGVEIKKDEHMAIAEKKIVSSSSSSLEAAKRLVDALIDADDEIITILTGEGSSESDVEALTSYIESVNDEIEIEVHDGKQPLYSYIFSVE; via the coding sequence GTGGGTTTAAAACGTTTAGATGGATTGGCGCTCTCAAACATGATTGCGAACGGAGCGACCAACTTGAGCCAAAACGCAGATTATGTAGATTCGCTTAACGTCTTCCCGGTTCCAGACGGAGACACGGGAACGAACATGAATTTGACGATGACGTCAGGTGCGAAAGAAGTAGCGGCCATGAACTCATCAAATATTGCAGAGGTGTCATCAAAGTTCGCTCGCGGACTGCTCATGGGGGCACGTGGGAACTCGGGCGTTATTTTAAGTCAGTTGTTCCGCGGATTCGGTAAAGCCGTTGAAGGAAAGACAGAACTCACGACAGTTGATTTTGCGGAAGCTCTCAAGCGAGGTGTCGACACGGCATACAAGGCGGTTATGAAACCGGTTGAAGGAACGATTTTGACGGTTGCTCGTGAAGCGGCCGACGAAGCGCTCCTTGCATCAGAGTCGACAAGTGATTTCACTGAATTTATGAAACGTGTCATCGTTGAAGCGAAAGCATCGTTAGATCGTACGCCGGACTTGTTACCGGTATTAAAAGAAGTCGGTGTTGTCGACTCTGGCGGTCAAGGACTTCTCGTCATCTATGAAGGATTCCTCGCGAGCCTAGAAGGCAAAGAACTCGAAAAACCTCATGCTCCAGTGATGGATGCGTTGATCGAGGCAGAGCATCACGCGCATGCGGCGCAAGGATTCATGTCAACAGAAGACATTGAATTCGGCTACTGCACGGAAATTATGGTTCGTTTCCAAGATGATAAGTTGAAAGATACACCATTCAACGAAGACACGTTCCGTAACGAATTGTCTGAACTAGGGGACTCACTTCTTGTCGTTGCGGACGAAGAATTATTAAAAGTTCACGTTCACGTCGAGACACCAGGTGAGGTCATTACGAAAGGGCAGCGCTTCGGTGAACTCGTCGCAGTCAAGATCGAGAACATGCGTCAACAGCACTCGACCATTCTCGAAGAAGAACACGGCATAAATCTACAAGGCGTTCAACAAGATGAGAAACCAAAAGCACCATTTGCAATCGTGACGGTGGCAATGGGTGAAGGTGTCAGTGAGTTGTTCCGTTCCCTCGGATCGGCACACGTCATCGAAGGCGGACAGACGATGAACCCATCAACAGAAGATATCGTCAAGGCGATTGAATCTGCACATGCGGAACATGTCTTCATCTTCCCGAATAACTCAAATATCATCATGGCTGCTGAACAAGCAGCGTCTGTCGCACCTTGTGGCGTGTCGGTCATTCCAACGAAGACGGTCCCGCAAGGCCTTGCAGCAGCAATCGCCTTTAATCCTGAGGCAGATGTCGAGATGAACGAACAAGCGATGAAGTCGGCTGCTGAGACAGTGAAATCCGGCCAGGTGACGTACGCTGTTCGTGATACGAGCATCGATGGCGTTGAGATTAAAAAGGACGAGCATATGGCGATTGCAGAGAAGAAAATCGTCTCGTCGTCTTCATCAAGCCTTGAAGCGGCTAAGCGACTAGTCGATGCTCTCATCGATGCGGATGACGAAATCATCACAATTCTAACGGGTGAAGGTTCATCTGAATCAGATGTAGAAGCGTTGACGTCATATATCGAATCAGTGAATGACGAGATAGAAATTGAAGTTCACGACGGCAAACAACCGCTTTACTCTTATATTTTTAGTGTGGAATAA